Sequence from the Coleofasciculaceae cyanobacterium genome:
GAAATCTGGGGGGATTTCTTCGCCCAAACGGGTGGTAAATAAACAAACTTGGACATTTTTGTGCAATAAAGAGCGAATAACTTCCTGTACGTGAATCGAACATCCTTTTTGTCCGAATACAGGAATCCCAGGATCGACACAAACATAAGCAGCTCTCAAAATTAATATCTCCTCATTAAATGTAGTATTGAATTAAAAAGCTAAGAGCTACGAAAAGAAACATTTTGTAGGTTATACATCAAATCACCAACGCCTAAGTGAGAATTAGGATTGTTTGGTTTTGAGGCGACTCGGAAAAGTTGACGTAATGATGCTGCATTAGCGTGAATATTAAACTCTGATTCCATTAGTTTTCGCGCTTCAGTGGCAAATTTGACTCTTAAATAGGAATTATCTAGAAGTTTTCGCAACGCTAAAGCTAAAGCATCTGCATCCTTTTGAGGAACAATAAATCCAGTCTGTTCGTGACGAATTAATTCGGGAATTCCCGTGACATCAGTTCCCACACAAGGCGTACCTAAAGCCATTGCTTCTAATAGTACTGTCGGTAATCCATCGCGGTTGCCATCCTTGCCGATAATATAGGGCGCAGCAAAAACCGCAGCTTGTTGCACCAGCTCAAATACTTCATTTTGTGGACGCGCCCCCACAAGACATACTTGCTCTACTAAGCCCAGTGCCTCAATTTGGGTGTTTAATTGTCCGGCTAATTCGCCAGTACCGACGATTTGACATTGAAAATCACCACCCCACTGCTTGAGCAAATTACAAGCCTCAATCAAAATCGAAAGTCCTTTTTTTTCTACCAAGCGTCCTACAGAAATGATTAGTGGCGGGCGATTTTCGGGGGAGACATAAGTAAACCGATCTAAATCTAAACCATTATAAATGCGCTGTACACCATGGGCTACACTACCGTAAACTTGCTTGAGATACCGACGATTATAGTCACTCACCGTAACCACAACAGCACTATCGGCGATCTTGCGCGTCATATCTTCAGGAATGACACTATCGTGGAAAATGTCTTTCGCATGGGCGGTAAAAGTATAGGAAATATCGGCAAAATGGGCTGCTAAACGGGCAACACTGGTAGCCACCGAACCAAAATGAGCGTGTAAATGGGTGATTTGTCGCAAACATACTTCTCGTGCTAACCAGGCAGCTTGATAAACAACGCTAGCGCGTTCTCCAGCAGCAAACCCTAGCTTACGCCAAAAATCGGGAATAACCAGCGCAACTTCTTGTAATTCTGCCCAAAAATAACTCGCTGGAGTGGGAGACAAACTATTAAGGGA
This genomic interval carries:
- a CDS encoding glycosyltransferase — protein: MKQQLIKVGYVLKRYPRYCETFVVNEILAHEAAGLDIDIFALRPTCDSHFQNIIAKVRASVTYIRKPTQGRVSDSLNSLSPTPASYFWAELQEVALVIPDFWRKLGFAAGERASVVYQAAWLAREVCLRQITHLHAHFGSVATSVARLAAHFADISYTFTAHAKDIFHDSVIPEDMTRKIADSAVVVTVSDYNRRYLKQVYGSVAHGVQRIYNGLDLDRFTYVSPENRPPLIISVGRLVEKKGLSILIEACNLLKQWGGDFQCQIVGTGELAGQLNTQIEALGLVEQVCLVGARPQNEVFELVQQAAVFAAPYIIGKDGNRDGLPTVLLEAMALGTPCVGTDVTGIPELIRHEQTGFIVPQKDADALALALRKLLDNSYLRVKFATEARKLMESEFNIHANAASLRQLFRVASKPNNPNSHLGVGDLMYNLQNVSFRSS